The following are encoded together in the Anoplopoma fimbria isolate UVic2021 breed Golden Eagle Sablefish chromosome 13, Afim_UVic_2022, whole genome shotgun sequence genome:
- the LOC129101063 gene encoding leukocyte surface antigen CD53-like isoform X2 — MCGVAVLSFGVYMMVTFRMAALTPTLASFNTSNMLLISGIVITCVSFLGFLGALKENRCLLLTFFLLLFLLMLVELTAACLLLMYEGEIGNMVKDDLNKGLVKAKGKTGNSTDVMSEWDFLQVKLGCCGVTNQTDWGEKVPDSCCVNNCKTLPVQYSEKGCLDMIRNLFEENFLTTGISVIVLCIIEVLGMCFAMTLFCHISRSGLGYKL; from the exons ATGTGTGGAGTGGCGGTGCTGAGCTTCGGCGTCTACATGATGGTCACTTTTAGGATGGCTGCGCTCACCCCGACCTTGGCCAGCTTCAACACATCCAACATGCTGCTGATCAGTGGCATCGTCATCACCTGCGTGTCCTTCCTGGGCTTCCTGGGTGCTCTGAAGGAGAACCGCTGTCTCCTCCTGACG tttttcctgctgctgttctTGCTGATGCTGGTGGAGCTGACTGCAGCATGCTTGCTACTCATGTATGAGGGAGAG ATAGGTAATATGGTGAAAGACGATCTCAACAAGGGTTTGGTAAAGGCCAAAGGAAAGACTGGAAACTCAACGGATGTGATGAGTGAGTGGGATTTTCTTCAGGTGAAG CTTGGTTGCTGCGGAGTCACCAATCAGACAGACTGGGGAGAGAAAGTGCCCGACTCCTGCTGCGTTAATAATTGTAAAACCCTGCCGGTCCAGTACAGCGAAAAG GGTTGTTTGGACATGATACGGAACTTGTTTGAGGAGAATTTCCTTACCACTGGGATTTCCGTCATTGTCCTCTGCATTATCGAG GTCTTGGGAATGTGTTTCGCCATGACGCTTTTCTGCCACATCAGTAGATCTGGACTTGGCTACAAGTTATAG
- the LOC129101063 gene encoding leukocyte surface antigen CD53-like isoform X1, translating to MAQGCLKCLKYTMCFANFLCFMCGVAVLSFGVYMMVTFRMAALTPTLASFNTSNMLLISGIVITCVSFLGFLGALKENRCLLLTFFLLLFLLMLVELTAACLLLMYEGEIGNMVKDDLNKGLVKAKGKTGNSTDVMSEWDFLQVKLGCCGVTNQTDWGEKVPDSCCVNNCKTLPVQYSEKGCLDMIRNLFEENFLTTGISVIVLCIIEVLGMCFAMTLFCHISRSGLGYKL from the exons ATGGCTCAAGGCTGCCTCAAGTGTTTAAAGTACACCATGTGCTTCGCCAACttcctttgtttt ATGTGTGGAGTGGCGGTGCTGAGCTTCGGCGTCTACATGATGGTCACTTTTAGGATGGCTGCGCTCACCCCGACCTTGGCCAGCTTCAACACATCCAACATGCTGCTGATCAGTGGCATCGTCATCACCTGCGTGTCCTTCCTGGGCTTCCTGGGTGCTCTGAAGGAGAACCGCTGTCTCCTCCTGACG tttttcctgctgctgttctTGCTGATGCTGGTGGAGCTGACTGCAGCATGCTTGCTACTCATGTATGAGGGAGAG ATAGGTAATATGGTGAAAGACGATCTCAACAAGGGTTTGGTAAAGGCCAAAGGAAAGACTGGAAACTCAACGGATGTGATGAGTGAGTGGGATTTTCTTCAGGTGAAG CTTGGTTGCTGCGGAGTCACCAATCAGACAGACTGGGGAGAGAAAGTGCCCGACTCCTGCTGCGTTAATAATTGTAAAACCCTGCCGGTCCAGTACAGCGAAAAG GGTTGTTTGGACATGATACGGAACTTGTTTGAGGAGAATTTCCTTACCACTGGGATTTCCGTCATTGTCCTCTGCATTATCGAG GTCTTGGGAATGTGTTTCGCCATGACGCTTTTCTGCCACATCAGTAGATCTGGACTTGGCTACAAGTTATAG
- the araf gene encoding serine/threonine-protein kinase A-Raf isoform X1, whose protein sequence is MSSTSSSYSSSGETSPEDVPRGGGTIRVYLPNKQRTVVNVRQGQTVYESLDKALKVRGLSQDCCAVFRLLEGRKRLTDWDTDITPLVGEELLVEVLDDIPLTMHNFVRKTFFKLAYCDFCHKFLFNGFRCQTCGYKFHQHCSSKVPTVCVDMDTVTKRVDTNPCTDEYPRILLPENSPLQSNLALTPEPAGMDLLSPTSAFRFPMPGGDGQSLQRHRSTSTPNVHMVSTVGPAGASIIEEALKFNNTMGPEPSPKPSTSPPSSLGSPGRKPPKSPSEHKERKPSSSDDKKKVHRGGYRDSSYYWEVHSREVTVQKRIGAGSFGTVFKGKWHGDVAIKILKVTEPTPEQLQAFKNEMQVLRKTRHVNILLFMGYMTKPNFAIITQWCEGSSLYRHLHVTETKFDTMRRIDVARQTAQGMDYLHAKNIIHRDLKSNNIFLHEGWTVKIGDFGLATVKSRWSGSQQVEQPSGSILWMAPEVIRMQDTNPYTFQSDVYGYGVVLFELMSGTLPYSNINNRDQIIFMVGRGYLSPDLSKLYSTSPKSMKRLIIDCLKFKRDERPLFPQILVAIEQVQDLLPKIERSRSEPSLHRAVHAEDLNPLLFHTTRLMPL, encoded by the exons atgtcctccacctcctcctcctactcctcctcggGGGAGACTAGTCCGGAGGATGTGCCCCGAGGTGGGGGCACCATCCGAGTCTACCTCCCCAACAAACAGAGGACAGTG GTGAATGTTCGCCAAGGACAGACTGTGTACGAGAGTCTAGATAAAGCGCTCAAAGTGAGAGGCCTGAGCCAAGACTGCTGTGCTGTATTTCGCCTTCTAGAAGG TCGTAAGAGACTGACAGATTGGGACACAGACATCACACCATTGGTTGGAGAGGAGCTTTTAGTCGAGGTCCTAGATGATATTCCCCTCACAATGCACAACTTT GTCCGGAAAACCTTCTTCAAACTGGCTTACTGTGATTTTTGCCACAAGTTTCTTTTTAACGGCTTCAGATGTCAGACATGCGGCTACAAGTTTCACCAGCACTGCAGTAGCAAGGTCCCTACTGTGTGCGTGGACATGGATACAGTGACCAAACG AGTTGATACTAATCCCTGCACAGATGAGTACCCACGGATACTATTGCCAGAAAATTCCCCATTGCAGAGCAACCTAGCCTTAACCCCAGAGCCTGCTGG GATGGACCTCCTGTCCCCAACCTCAGCCTTTCGCTTCCCCATGCCGGGTGGGGATGGCCAGTCTCTACAGAGGCATCGCTCCACCTCCACTCCCAATGTTCACATGGTCAGCACAGTGGGCCCAGCTGGTGCCAGCATTATAGAG GAAGCATTAAAATTCAACAACACAATGG GTCCTGAACCCTCACCAAAACCCTCTACCAGCCCGCCGTCTTCTCTCGGCTCTCCGGGGAGGAAACCGCCCAAGTCTCCCTCAGAGCACAAGGAGCGCAAGCCTTCCTCGTCCGATGACAAAAAGAAAGTG CATCGAGGGGGCTACAGAGACTCAAGTTACTACTGGGAGGTCCACTCTCGAGAAGTCACCGTTCAAAAGAGAATAGGTGCTGGCTCCTTTGGAACAGTCTTCAAGGGCAAATGGCACGGAGACGTGGCAATCAAGATCCTTAAAGTCACAGAGCCGACCCCTGAACAGCTGCAGGCcttcaaaaatgaaatgcaggtCTTACG AAAGACCCGCCACGTCAACATCCTGCTGTTCATGGGCTATATGACTAAGCCCAACTTTGCCATCATCACACAGTGGTGTGAAGGCAGCAGCCTGTACCGCCATCTGCATGTCACAGAAACCAAGTTTGACACTATGCGGCGCATTGATGTGGCCAGGCAAACAGCTCAGGGCATGGA TTATCTCCACGCGAAGAACATCATTCATCGAGACCTGAAATCAAACa ATATTTTTCTCCACGAGGGCTGGACTGTGAAGATCGGGGACTTTGGTTTGGCCACGGTTAAGTCTCGGTGGAGCGGCTCTCAACAGGTAGAACAGCCCAGTGGATCCATTCTGTGGATG GCTCCTGAGGTGATCCGAATGCAAGACACCAACCCATACACGTTCCAGTCCGATGTATACGGCTATGGAGTAGTGCTGTTTGAGCTGATGTCAGGGACTCTGCCTTACTCCAATATCAACAACAGAGACCAG ATAATCTTTATGGTTGGACGTGGCTACTTGTCTCCAGACCTCAGTAAGCTGTATAGTACCTCACCTAAGTCAATGAAAAGGCTTATCATTGACTGCCTGAAGTTCAAACGAGACGAGAGGCCCCTGTTTCCACAG ATCCTGGTAGCCATTGAGCAGGTTCAAGACCTGCTGCCAAAAATCGAGCGGAGTCGCTCAGAGCCATCGCTCCACCGGGCCGTCCATGCTGAGGACCTGAACCCCCTTCTGTTCCACACCACCAGGCTGATGCCCCTCTAG
- the araf gene encoding serine/threonine-protein kinase A-Raf isoform X2, whose amino-acid sequence MSSTSSSYSSSGETSPEDVPRGGGTIRVYLPNKQRTVVNVRQGQTVYESLDKALKVRGLSQDCCAVFRLLEGRKRLTDWDTDITPLVGEELLVEVLDDIPLTMHNFVRKTFFKLAYCDFCHKFLFNGFRCQTCGYKFHQHCSSKVPTVCVDMDTVTKRMDLLSPTSAFRFPMPGGDGQSLQRHRSTSTPNVHMVSTVGPAGASIIEEALKFNNTMGPEPSPKPSTSPPSSLGSPGRKPPKSPSEHKERKPSSSDDKKKVHRGGYRDSSYYWEVHSREVTVQKRIGAGSFGTVFKGKWHGDVAIKILKVTEPTPEQLQAFKNEMQVLRKTRHVNILLFMGYMTKPNFAIITQWCEGSSLYRHLHVTETKFDTMRRIDVARQTAQGMDYLHAKNIIHRDLKSNNIFLHEGWTVKIGDFGLATVKSRWSGSQQVEQPSGSILWMAPEVIRMQDTNPYTFQSDVYGYGVVLFELMSGTLPYSNINNRDQIIFMVGRGYLSPDLSKLYSTSPKSMKRLIIDCLKFKRDERPLFPQILVAIEQVQDLLPKIERSRSEPSLHRAVHAEDLNPLLFHTTRLMPL is encoded by the exons atgtcctccacctcctcctcctactcctcctcggGGGAGACTAGTCCGGAGGATGTGCCCCGAGGTGGGGGCACCATCCGAGTCTACCTCCCCAACAAACAGAGGACAGTG GTGAATGTTCGCCAAGGACAGACTGTGTACGAGAGTCTAGATAAAGCGCTCAAAGTGAGAGGCCTGAGCCAAGACTGCTGTGCTGTATTTCGCCTTCTAGAAGG TCGTAAGAGACTGACAGATTGGGACACAGACATCACACCATTGGTTGGAGAGGAGCTTTTAGTCGAGGTCCTAGATGATATTCCCCTCACAATGCACAACTTT GTCCGGAAAACCTTCTTCAAACTGGCTTACTGTGATTTTTGCCACAAGTTTCTTTTTAACGGCTTCAGATGTCAGACATGCGGCTACAAGTTTCACCAGCACTGCAGTAGCAAGGTCCCTACTGTGTGCGTGGACATGGATACAGTGACCAAACG GATGGACCTCCTGTCCCCAACCTCAGCCTTTCGCTTCCCCATGCCGGGTGGGGATGGCCAGTCTCTACAGAGGCATCGCTCCACCTCCACTCCCAATGTTCACATGGTCAGCACAGTGGGCCCAGCTGGTGCCAGCATTATAGAG GAAGCATTAAAATTCAACAACACAATGG GTCCTGAACCCTCACCAAAACCCTCTACCAGCCCGCCGTCTTCTCTCGGCTCTCCGGGGAGGAAACCGCCCAAGTCTCCCTCAGAGCACAAGGAGCGCAAGCCTTCCTCGTCCGATGACAAAAAGAAAGTG CATCGAGGGGGCTACAGAGACTCAAGTTACTACTGGGAGGTCCACTCTCGAGAAGTCACCGTTCAAAAGAGAATAGGTGCTGGCTCCTTTGGAACAGTCTTCAAGGGCAAATGGCACGGAGACGTGGCAATCAAGATCCTTAAAGTCACAGAGCCGACCCCTGAACAGCTGCAGGCcttcaaaaatgaaatgcaggtCTTACG AAAGACCCGCCACGTCAACATCCTGCTGTTCATGGGCTATATGACTAAGCCCAACTTTGCCATCATCACACAGTGGTGTGAAGGCAGCAGCCTGTACCGCCATCTGCATGTCACAGAAACCAAGTTTGACACTATGCGGCGCATTGATGTGGCCAGGCAAACAGCTCAGGGCATGGA TTATCTCCACGCGAAGAACATCATTCATCGAGACCTGAAATCAAACa ATATTTTTCTCCACGAGGGCTGGACTGTGAAGATCGGGGACTTTGGTTTGGCCACGGTTAAGTCTCGGTGGAGCGGCTCTCAACAGGTAGAACAGCCCAGTGGATCCATTCTGTGGATG GCTCCTGAGGTGATCCGAATGCAAGACACCAACCCATACACGTTCCAGTCCGATGTATACGGCTATGGAGTAGTGCTGTTTGAGCTGATGTCAGGGACTCTGCCTTACTCCAATATCAACAACAGAGACCAG ATAATCTTTATGGTTGGACGTGGCTACTTGTCTCCAGACCTCAGTAAGCTGTATAGTACCTCACCTAAGTCAATGAAAAGGCTTATCATTGACTGCCTGAAGTTCAAACGAGACGAGAGGCCCCTGTTTCCACAG ATCCTGGTAGCCATTGAGCAGGTTCAAGACCTGCTGCCAAAAATCGAGCGGAGTCGCTCAGAGCCATCGCTCCACCGGGCCGTCCATGCTGAGGACCTGAACCCCCTTCTGTTCCACACCACCAGGCTGATGCCCCTCTAG